From the Acidilutibacter cellobiosedens genome, one window contains:
- a CDS encoding PTS sugar transporter subunit IIA, whose amino-acid sequence MDIFKKDYIFLDIGLKDKENSIDFIAGKAVELSISNDKDQTKKDLWSRERAFNTAIDETIAIPHTKSESINLPAIFIIKSKNIIDWGGKNIKLIISFLTPKENKDNIHLTMLSKISRKLVDDKFKTTLNESDDINLIYELIMSALNS is encoded by the coding sequence TTGGATATTTTTAAGAAGGATTATATATTTTTAGATATTGGTTTAAAAGACAAAGAAAACAGTATTGATTTTATTGCCGGTAAGGCTGTTGAACTAAGCATATCCAATGACAAAGATCAAACAAAAAAAGATTTATGGAGCAGAGAAAGGGCATTTAATACCGCCATTGATGAAACAATAGCAATACCACACACTAAGTCGGAATCAATTAACCTTCCGGCGATATTCATCATAAAGTCGAAGAACATCATTGACTGGGGCGGAAAGAATATTAAACTGATTATATCCTTTTTGACTCCTAAAGAAAATAAGGACAATATCCATTTAACCATGTTGTCTAAAATATCCAGGAAACTTGTGGATGATAAATTTAAGACTACTTTAAACGAGTCTGATGATATTAATTTAATATATGAATTAATTATGAGTGCTTTAAATTCTTAA
- a CDS encoding PTS fructose transporter subunit IIB: MAKKIIGLCACPMGLAHTFMAAEALEKAAKEKGYDVKIETQGADGIQNKLTADDIKKADIIIHSVGITPEGMDRFEGYEVYEVELQELIKNPKGILEEIEEDKGFK; encoded by the coding sequence ATGGCAAAGAAAATTATAGGCTTATGTGCTTGTCCTATGGGACTTGCCCATACTTTTATGGCTGCCGAAGCATTAGAGAAAGCGGCAAAGGAAAAAGGGTATGATGTAAAGATTGAAACTCAAGGAGCAGATGGAATTCAAAACAAGCTTACGGCAGATGATATTAAAAAAGCAGATATTATAATTCATTCTGTGGGAATAACTCCTGAAGGTATGGACAGATTTGAAGGATATGAAGTATACGAAGTGGAACTTCAGGAATTAATTAAAAATCCAAAGGGAATTTTAGAAGAAATCGAAGAAGATAAAGGATTTAAGTAA
- a CDS encoding PTS fructose transporter subunit IIC translates to MTIKKRTIGVSEDKIVGKANDLNDGKQSAWTEISRHIMTGISYMIPILIMGGLVGAFSQIIPYVILRVDPSLSIIDALNSGQYTGFSEILLKLANVMSTFGFTLFGFAVPMFAAFTANSIGGKTALLAGFIGGYIANNPVAKLSIVNGKWESAAPVASGFLGGVIIAFAVGYFVKWLNKKIKVSHNWLAFKTTFLVPLLTVLFTLIFMVYIVTPVGGAMNSLIKNVLQSAGKSGEMIYAVILSAATAFDLGGPVNKAAGFVAAAFTIEKTLPITARVIAIVTPSIGLGLSTLIDKKLVGRRVYDKQFYQAGKTSIFLAFMGISEGAIPFALERPGFVIPLYVICSVIGSVTAIALGAVQWFPESAIWAWPLIDGIVPYIIGLAVGSILIAVINVLHRNNLIKKGKLEVF, encoded by the coding sequence ATGACGATTAAAAAAAGAACTATCGGAGTGTCTGAGGATAAAATTGTTGGAAAGGCAAATGATTTAAATGATGGTAAGCAATCTGCTTGGACAGAAATAAGCAGACATATAATGACCGGTATATCTTATATGATACCTATATTGATTATGGGAGGACTTGTCGGAGCATTTTCACAAATTATACCTTATGTCATATTAAGGGTAGACCCTTCGTTATCCATTATAGATGCATTAAATTCAGGACAATATACCGGATTTAGCGAAATATTATTGAAATTAGCCAATGTAATGTCTACTTTTGGCTTTACGTTATTTGGATTTGCAGTTCCTATGTTTGCAGCATTTACTGCTAATTCAATAGGCGGGAAGACCGCTCTTCTTGCGGGATTTATCGGCGGATATATAGCAAATAATCCGGTTGCTAAGCTAAGCATTGTAAACGGGAAATGGGAATCGGCAGCTCCCGTTGCTTCAGGGTTTCTTGGGGGCGTTATTATAGCTTTTGCTGTCGGATATTTTGTAAAATGGCTGAACAAAAAAATAAAGGTATCACATAATTGGCTGGCATTTAAAACTACTTTTTTAGTTCCTCTATTAACGGTATTGTTTACGTTGATATTTATGGTATATATAGTAACCCCTGTTGGCGGCGCTATGAATAGTCTTATTAAGAATGTGCTTCAATCTGCAGGGAAATCGGGAGAGATGATATATGCGGTAATCCTTTCTGCTGCAACGGCTTTTGATTTGGGAGGGCCTGTTAATAAGGCGGCAGGATTTGTTGCTGCCGCATTTACGATAGAAAAAACTCTTCCTATTACTGCAAGGGTTATAGCAATAGTCACTCCATCTATAGGATTGGGATTGAGTACTTTAATTGATAAAAAATTAGTCGGCAGAAGGGTATACGACAAACAATTTTATCAGGCAGGAAAGACATCTATATTTTTAGCCTTCATGGGAATTTCAGAGGGAGCAATTCCTTTTGCTTTAGAGAGACCCGGCTTTGTAATTCCTTTATATGTGATTTGTTCTGTAATAGGTTCGGTTACGGCAATTGCATTGGGAGCTGTTCAATGGTTTCCCGAATCCGCAATATGGGCTTGGCCGCTTATAGACGGAATAGTTCCGTATATAATAGGATTGGCTGTAGGATCTATTTTGATTGCCGTAATAAACGTACTGCATAGAAATAACCTGATTAAGAAAGGTAAATTAGAAGTTTTCTAA
- a CDS encoding glycoside hydrolase family 38 N-terminal domain-containing protein: MEKLKIGVIPHTHWDREWYFTSSKSFIYSLHDFDEIIGYLEQNKEFKCFIFDGQTSIIEDYVSARPDMEARIKKLVKDNRMIIGPWYTQPDTLVVSGESLIRNLLYGIHYAEKLGKYMKVGYLPDSFGMNEQMPQIYKGFGFDYAAFRRGISDRLVKNREFYWVSPNGDEVFVHNIYAYGSFGYPPENPGELKKYIIDIVDKLKEKYRTGLILLFNGEDQKPIRKDLPQILQTARKILPNMDFEIMSLEEGLMEIKKSGVDFERYQGEFTFGQYSRTHKSIFSTRADLKIMNNRIENYIQNIAEPVSSLAYTLGFKYEEKVFEKIWKLMLLNSAHDSIGMCNSDETNKYVEYRFIEAKNLLSSLTELKMREISTRIPVKDNFQFQVYNLLPYKRGGIIETELFLPFDEVEIYDEEGNIYEPQIIDIKNVTGSLLKSSVKEIGVDNDSDTSWHKEIENIFDAKILIDIEELQPFSYKTLYIRKKVKSHIPPIESNNSIENEYFLISIDDKGIINIYDKKRHINYKDAIYFEDDGDEGDSYDYSEPTHNVYLRDINVINVDKIINTLKSTLYITVDMPLPYNLKERVQGKNTVNNNITLELSLIKNNSNIGIDVTVLNRAVEHRLRIIANTDICAKYSYADEQFGTIKRKTYLKEAESWKEEKWDEKPRTIEPMQSFVSITDENLTVQVVTDGVREYQIVGEKFNKIAMTVLRSIPYLGKENLNDRPGRASGMKAQTFDSRLINKKINAKYFISCYDKYCDYELAKNAKEILTPIICYQGSQFKNNTTYFVITNPKDKNLPLDYSALEIRGDVILSTVKKAEQKENLVVRFYNPDRLRSKKAVIIGKTENFYESTLDEKIISKLDQGKIEIGTCEAKSIIYSPENNNK; this comes from the coding sequence ATGGAAAAATTAAAAATAGGTGTAATTCCTCATACCCATTGGGATAGAGAATGGTATTTTACGTCATCAAAATCATTCATCTATTCTCTCCACGATTTTGATGAAATTATCGGATATTTAGAACAGAATAAAGAATTTAAGTGTTTTATCTTTGACGGACAAACTTCAATAATAGAAGATTATGTTTCCGCAAGACCTGACATGGAGGCGAGAATTAAAAAACTTGTCAAAGATAATAGAATGATTATCGGACCTTGGTATACTCAACCTGACACATTAGTAGTATCAGGCGAATCCTTAATAAGGAATTTGCTTTATGGTATACATTATGCCGAAAAGCTTGGGAAATATATGAAAGTCGGGTATCTTCCCGATTCGTTCGGAATGAATGAGCAGATGCCACAGATATATAAGGGATTTGGTTTTGATTATGCAGCCTTTAGAAGAGGTATATCCGACAGATTAGTTAAGAATAGGGAATTTTATTGGGTTTCGCCAAATGGTGATGAAGTATTTGTTCACAATATATACGCTTACGGAAGTTTTGGATATCCTCCGGAAAATCCGGGTGAACTTAAAAAGTATATAATTGATATTGTAGACAAATTAAAAGAAAAGTATAGGACAGGATTAATATTGTTGTTTAATGGGGAAGATCAAAAACCAATCAGAAAGGATTTACCTCAAATTCTTCAAACAGCCCGAAAAATATTACCGAATATGGATTTTGAGATAATGTCCTTAGAAGAAGGATTAATGGAAATTAAAAAATCCGGCGTGGATTTTGAAAGATATCAAGGAGAATTTACTTTTGGACAATATTCGAGAACTCATAAAAGCATTTTTTCAACTCGTGCAGATTTAAAGATAATGAATAACAGAATAGAAAATTATATTCAAAATATAGCTGAGCCGGTATCGTCATTAGCTTATACCCTTGGTTTTAAGTATGAAGAAAAGGTCTTTGAAAAAATTTGGAAGCTAATGCTTCTAAATTCTGCCCACGACAGCATTGGCATGTGTAATTCTGATGAAACCAACAAATATGTTGAATATAGGTTTATTGAAGCAAAAAATCTTTTGTCTTCATTAACGGAATTAAAGATGAGGGAAATAAGTACAAGGATTCCGGTAAAAGATAACTTCCAATTTCAAGTATATAATCTCCTGCCTTATAAAAGAGGCGGAATTATAGAGACGGAGCTTTTCTTACCTTTTGATGAAGTGGAAATTTATGATGAAGAAGGCAATATATATGAACCACAAATTATTGATATTAAAAATGTAACGGGTTCTTTGCTTAAGAGTTCTGTTAAGGAGATCGGAGTGGATAACGACTCTGATACTTCTTGGCATAAAGAGATTGAAAATATATTTGATGCTAAGATATTAATTGATATTGAAGAATTACAGCCCTTTAGTTATAAAACCCTTTATATCCGTAAGAAAGTGAAATCTCATATACCACCAATTGAAAGTAACAATTCTATAGAAAATGAATACTTCCTTATATCAATAGACGATAAGGGAATTATAAATATATATGACAAGAAGAGGCATATTAATTATAAAGATGCAATTTATTTTGAAGATGACGGGGATGAAGGAGACAGTTACGACTATTCCGAACCGACTCACAATGTTTATTTAAGAGATATTAATGTAATAAATGTTGATAAAATAATCAATACTCTTAAAAGCACCCTTTATATAACTGTTGATATGCCTTTACCCTATAATTTAAAAGAAAGAGTTCAAGGAAAAAATACCGTAAATAACAATATTACTTTAGAACTTTCATTAATTAAAAATAATTCCAATATCGGAATAGATGTTACAGTACTCAATAGGGCAGTGGAGCATAGACTTAGAATTATTGCAAATACTGATATATGTGCGAAATACTCTTATGCCGATGAACAATTTGGCACTATAAAGAGAAAAACTTATCTTAAAGAAGCTGAATCCTGGAAGGAAGAGAAATGGGACGAAAAACCCAGGACAATTGAGCCAATGCAGAGCTTTGTCAGTATAACGGATGAGAATTTAACGGTTCAGGTTGTTACAGATGGGGTAAGAGAGTACCAAATTGTAGGTGAGAAATTTAATAAGATTGCCATGACTGTACTAAGATCTATTCCATACCTTGGGAAGGAAAATCTTAATGACAGACCTGGCAGAGCATCGGGCATGAAAGCCCAAACTTTCGATTCCAGGCTTATAAATAAGAAAATTAATGCGAAATATTTTATATCATGTTATGATAAATATTGTGATTATGAACTTGCTAAGAATGCGAAGGAAATACTTACTCCTATCATTTGCTACCAGGGATCACAGTTTAAGAATAATACAACTTACTTTGTCATTACAAATCCGAAAGATAAAAATTTGCCGTTAGATTATTCTGCATTGGAGATAAGAGGAGATGTTATATTATCAACGGTAAAAAAAGCGGAACAGAAAGAGAATTTGGTTGTAAGGTTTTATAATCCTGATAGACTTAGGAGTAAGAAGGCAGTAATTATAGGTAAAACAGAAAATTTTTACGAATCTACCTTAGACGAAAAAATAATTTCAAAATTAGACCAGGGTAAAATAGAAATTGGTACCTGTGAAGCAAAAAGCATCATTTACTCTCCTGAAAACAATAATAAATAA
- a CDS encoding BglG family transcription antiterminator, protein MNKREENLIRILYERKNNFVLIKEMAKEENCCDKTVRNSLDRVEEYLNKFSCGLKLERKKGKGICLRIKPHSKVTLKDILGNNYMKEDTISDDERRAELSYTLLMSTKAVTLEEFSKKYYVNKKIITEDLKKIGRQLEKYNLKIISKQRIGNFIKGLEKDKRKALFNTIKDLNQFSKSKSTLRDIFLPHEIDIVKNEIMDLQRNIRISFTDESNNALVIHILFMIKRIKLNQPISFFKDEKDLVKSKIQYSWAVKLTKNLGNIFSITFSEDEIIYLTIHLLGMKYNEDSNIDISNFIVKSESNIVDLLINRLLDGLEGIGEASFKTDEILKQALRLHLYGSINRINYGLSLENPILDEIKRMNPYLYYEVLDVVDKFNVDYNIQIPREEVGYITIHFQASIERSKKNLEKKYSAVILCHMGVGISNYLKIKLEKIFPWVEFIGSISVKEIPKFLQSNHVDFIFSTVDIDDSYFNYIKINSIIDKKEESKIKESVNNNLLHKELKKDRKSHKYIYEKFIFLRKSFKNKFEVIKFITDKLRESNRIDAEFHSSVLKRESIDSTEIGNFLAIPHGDSKHIISSTISILTLKEPIIWGKEQVQIVFLLSVKKEDYSKDNTMGGFFKHLNDLSNNKEDLKKLIEEDNINNFFKLIEL, encoded by the coding sequence ATGAATAAGAGAGAAGAGAACTTGATAAGAATTCTATATGAAAGAAAGAATAACTTTGTATTAATAAAGGAAATGGCCAAAGAAGAAAATTGTTGTGACAAAACCGTTAGAAATTCTCTTGATAGAGTAGAAGAATATCTTAACAAGTTTTCTTGCGGTTTAAAACTTGAAAGAAAAAAAGGCAAAGGAATTTGCCTAAGAATTAAACCTCATTCTAAGGTAACCCTTAAAGATATTTTAGGCAATAATTATATGAAAGAAGACACCATATCTGATGATGAGCGGAGAGCCGAATTATCATATACATTGTTAATGTCGACAAAAGCTGTAACATTAGAAGAATTTTCAAAAAAATATTATGTTAATAAAAAAATAATTACGGAAGATTTAAAGAAAATAGGTAGACAACTTGAGAAATATAATTTAAAAATAATTTCCAAACAAAGAATCGGAAATTTTATAAAGGGATTAGAAAAGGATAAAAGAAAAGCATTATTTAATACTATTAAAGATTTAAATCAATTTAGCAAATCAAAGTCAACTTTGAGAGATATTTTTCTACCTCATGAAATAGATATTGTTAAAAATGAAATAATGGATCTGCAAAGAAATATCAGAATATCCTTTACCGACGAGTCAAATAATGCTTTAGTCATACACATTCTTTTTATGATAAAGAGAATAAAATTAAATCAACCCATAAGTTTTTTTAAAGATGAAAAAGATTTGGTAAAATCTAAGATTCAATATTCATGGGCTGTAAAATTAACTAAGAATTTGGGAAATATATTTTCCATAACCTTTTCAGAAGATGAAATAATTTATCTGACAATACATTTATTGGGAATGAAATATAACGAAGACAGCAATATAGATATAAGCAATTTCATTGTCAAATCAGAATCGAATATTGTAGACTTATTAATAAATAGGTTATTAGACGGTTTGGAAGGAATCGGAGAGGCATCTTTCAAAACCGATGAGATATTAAAGCAGGCTTTAAGATTACATTTATATGGTTCCATTAACAGAATTAACTATGGCTTATCATTGGAAAATCCGATATTAGATGAGATAAAAAGAATGAATCCATATTTGTATTATGAAGTTTTAGATGTAGTGGATAAATTTAATGTCGATTATAATATACAGATTCCAAGGGAAGAGGTAGGATATATAACAATTCATTTTCAGGCTTCAATTGAAAGAAGTAAAAAAAATTTGGAGAAGAAATACTCGGCAGTTATCCTATGCCATATGGGAGTTGGCATTTCAAATTATCTGAAAATAAAATTGGAAAAGATATTTCCATGGGTTGAATTTATAGGAAGTATTTCCGTTAAGGAAATCCCTAAGTTTTTACAAAGTAATCATGTGGACTTTATTTTTTCTACAGTGGATATTGATGATTCTTATTTTAATTATATAAAGATTAACTCTATTATAGATAAAAAAGAAGAATCAAAAATTAAAGAATCGGTAAATAATAACTTGCTGCATAAGGAATTAAAAAAAGATAGAAAATCCCATAAGTATATATACGAGAAATTTATATTTTTAAGGAAAAGCTTTAAAAATAAATTTGAAGTTATAAAATTTATTACCGATAAATTAAGGGAATCAAACAGGATAGACGCTGAATTTCATAGCTCTGTGCTGAAAAGAGAATCTATAGACTCTACGGAGATCGGAAATTTTTTGGCAATACCTCACGGAGATTCTAAGCATATAATATCTTCAACCATAAGTATTCTTACATTGAAAGAACCTATTATATGGGGAAAAGAACAGGTACAGATTGTATTCCTTTTATCTGTAAAAAAAGAAGACTATTCAAAGGATAATACAATGGGTGGATTTTTTAAACATTTAAACGATTTAAGCAATAACAAAGAAGATTTAAAAAAGTTGATTGAAGAAGACAATATCAACAATTTTTTTAAACTTATAGAATTATAA
- the manA gene encoding mannose-6-phosphate isomerase, class I: MIDIGAIFFEPVFKEKIWGGDSLRNFGYNLPSDKTGECWAFAAHHNGQSIVKNEEYKGKTLGDLWKNNRELFGNIKGDKFPLLVKIIDAKEDLSVQVHPDDEYAFKNENGESGKTECWYIIDCKENSQLILGVNAQSRTELEEMIDNSRWNELLRTIPIKKGDFVFVPSGTVHALKGGTLVLEIQQNSDITYRLYDYDRRDSKGNLRELHIEKSKAAIEVPYVDKQFKPVVNKFKNIIETKLVKCDYFTVYKFDIKGKVRLKQDHPFMLFSIIDGEGNLTVNEKIYKIKKGDHFMLPKGVTSYILEGKISLIVSYI; the protein is encoded by the coding sequence ATGATTGATATAGGCGCAATATTTTTTGAACCTGTTTTTAAAGAAAAAATATGGGGCGGGGACAGCCTTAGAAATTTCGGATATAATTTGCCTTCCGATAAAACCGGGGAATGCTGGGCTTTTGCTGCTCATCATAATGGACAAAGTATTGTAAAAAACGAAGAATATAAAGGAAAAACTCTTGGAGACCTTTGGAAAAACAATAGGGAGTTATTCGGTAATATTAAAGGAGATAAGTTTCCTTTATTAGTAAAGATTATTGATGCTAAAGAGGATCTTTCCGTTCAGGTTCATCCCGATGACGAATATGCATTTAAAAATGAAAACGGGGAATCAGGGAAAACCGAGTGCTGGTATATAATAGACTGTAAAGAGAATTCACAGCTGATATTGGGAGTAAATGCACAAAGCAGAACAGAGCTTGAAGAAATGATAGATAATAGCAGATGGAACGAATTATTAAGGACTATTCCCATAAAAAAAGGAGATTTTGTTTTTGTGCCGAGCGGAACGGTACATGCCTTGAAGGGAGGAACACTGGTATTAGAAATACAGCAGAATTCGGATATAACATATAGGCTGTATGATTATGACAGGAGAGATTCCAAAGGAAATCTTAGAGAGCTTCATATTGAAAAATCTAAAGCAGCTATAGAAGTGCCTTATGTGGATAAACAATTTAAACCTGTCGTGAATAAGTTCAAAAATATTATTGAAACTAAGTTAGTTAAATGTGATTATTTTACCGTATATAAATTTGACATAAAAGGAAAAGTAAGATTAAAGCAGGATCATCCGTTTATGCTGTTCAGTATAATAGATGGGGAAGGAAATTTAACAGTTAATGAAAAAATATACAAAATTAAAAAAGGAGATCATTTCATGCTTCCTAAAGGCGTAACAAGCTATATTTTAGAAGGCAAAATATCCTTAATTGTATCATATATATAA
- the recD2 gene encoding SF1B family DNA helicase RecD2 → MVAVVGTVAEIIYRNEKNGYTVLSLETDNDLITIVGYMPVINMGETIKVEGEWTFHSIYGEQLKISNISTVVPSTLNGIEKYLSSGLIPNMGVKTAKKIIEKFGLDSLDIIQYNPERLKEIEGIGDKKLKKIVEAFEEQKDMRDIMVFLQQYGITISYGIRIYKKWGKDTIKIISENPYRLSEDIFGIGFKTADKIAQNMGVEKNSPYRIMAGIKYKIMEFAGKGHSYVPENELVLEVSAMLDIEINEVEEGLRELALKGDLHLESSEMETLVYYTPFYKAESNVSKKILELSRVKLPQLNLKIEEDIERIEKDEGIHFALKQKEAIKESAENGLLVITGGPGTGKTTTINAIIKIFEEKNMKVILAAPTGRAAKRMSNATGKDAKTIHRLLEYSFLEEDMAFSKNEEDPIEGDLIIIDEASMVDILLMNSLMKAIAPGTRLILLGDVDQLPSVGPGNVLKDIINSGIVKVVQLNEIFRQAEESMIIVNAHKINRGENPVLNVKDKDFFFIHKKTPREISDIILDLCSYRIPDFDGYDKVKDIQVLSPMKKGEVGINSLNQKLQNILNPKGKGKQEKQVGEEIFRVGDKVMQIKNNYRIEWKTAQGEEGEGIFNGDLGIIDDIDEEEKKLKVLFDDERKVEYDFNEIDELKLAYAITVHKSQGSEFPVVIIPICWGPPMLLTRNLLYTAITRAKKLVVLVGEEKYLYMMINNNRIDKRYSGLDSRIRNMMTII, encoded by the coding sequence TTGGTTGCAGTAGTAGGGACAGTAGCTGAGATAATATATAGGAATGAAAAAAATGGTTATACCGTATTATCGTTGGAAACGGATAATGATTTAATTACTATTGTCGGATATATGCCTGTTATAAATATGGGGGAAACAATAAAGGTTGAAGGAGAATGGACATTTCATTCTATTTACGGGGAACAACTGAAGATATCGAATATATCGACGGTGGTTCCTTCTACATTAAACGGAATAGAAAAATATCTTTCCTCCGGTCTTATTCCCAATATGGGAGTTAAAACCGCCAAAAAGATAATTGAAAAATTTGGCTTGGATTCTTTGGATATAATCCAGTACAATCCTGAAAGATTGAAGGAGATAGAAGGGATAGGCGATAAAAAGCTGAAAAAAATAGTTGAAGCCTTTGAAGAGCAAAAGGACATGAGAGATATAATGGTCTTTCTTCAGCAATACGGAATTACGATATCTTACGGTATCAGAATATATAAAAAATGGGGGAAAGATACAATAAAAATTATTTCTGAAAATCCTTACAGGTTATCTGAGGATATATTTGGGATAGGATTTAAGACGGCGGACAAGATTGCTCAGAATATGGGAGTTGAAAAAAATTCTCCTTATAGAATAATGGCGGGAATTAAATATAAGATTATGGAATTTGCAGGGAAGGGACATTCTTATGTGCCGGAGAATGAGCTTGTTTTGGAAGTATCGGCTATGCTCGATATTGAAATAAATGAGGTAGAAGAGGGATTAAGAGAGCTGGCATTAAAGGGAGATCTGCATTTGGAAAGTTCAGAGATGGAAACTCTTGTCTATTATACTCCTTTCTATAAGGCGGAGTCTAATGTAAGCAAAAAGATATTGGAACTTTCGAGGGTGAAATTACCTCAGTTAAATTTAAAAATAGAGGAAGATATTGAAAGAATAGAGAAAGATGAGGGAATACATTTTGCTTTAAAACAAAAAGAGGCAATAAAAGAATCGGCAGAGAACGGATTGCTTGTTATTACAGGGGGGCCGGGTACAGGCAAGACTACTACTATAAATGCCATTATCAAAATTTTTGAAGAAAAAAATATGAAAGTTATATTAGCTGCTCCCACAGGAAGAGCCGCAAAGAGGATGAGCAACGCTACAGGAAAAGATGCCAAAACAATTCACAGGCTTTTGGAATATTCTTTTTTGGAAGAGGATATGGCTTTCAGCAAGAATGAGGAAGATCCTATTGAGGGGGATTTGATAATAATAGATGAGGCCTCAATGGTTGATATTCTTCTTATGAATAGTCTTATGAAGGCAATTGCTCCCGGAACAAGGCTTATTCTTTTGGGAGATGTGGATCAGCTTCCTTCGGTGGGGCCGGGAAATGTGCTGAAAGATATAATTAACAGCGGCATAGTAAAAGTTGTTCAGCTTAACGAAATATTCAGGCAGGCTGAAGAAAGCATGATTATAGTTAATGCTCACAAAATCAACAGAGGAGAAAATCCGGTTTTAAACGTAAAGGATAAGGATTTCTTTTTTATTCATAAGAAAACTCCCAGGGAGATATCGGATATCATATTGGATCTATGCAGTTACAGGATTCCTGATTTTGACGGATATGATAAAGTTAAAGATATTCAGGTTCTGTCACCTATGAAAAAAGGAGAAGTGGGAATTAATTCTCTGAATCAAAAGCTTCAGAATATTCTTAACCCAAAGGGAAAGGGAAAACAGGAGAAACAAGTAGGAGAGGAAATATTCAGAGTAGGGGATAAGGTAATGCAAATAAAGAACAACTACCGCATAGAATGGAAAACGGCTCAGGGAGAAGAAGGAGAAGGAATTTTCAATGGAGATTTGGGAATTATAGATGACATTGATGAGGAAGAAAAAAAACTTAAGGTATTATTTGATGATGAACGAAAGGTTGAATACGATTTTAACGAGATTGATGAGCTTAAACTTGCTTATGCAATAACAGTACATAAAAGTCAGGGAAGTGAATTTCCAGTAGTGATAATACCTATCTGCTGGGGCCCTCCCATGCTTCTTACGAGAAACCTTCTTTATACCGCAATAACGAGGGCCAAAAAATTAGTAGTACTGGTAGGAGAAGAGAAATATCTTTATATGATGATTAACAATAACCGTATTGATAAAAGATATTCGGGACTTGACAGCAGAATCAGAAATATGATGACAATTATTTAG
- a CDS encoding ComF family protein: MEIWKEFEDMLFPEKGICFFCGEYSDEISHYICHQCKSRIEYLNKDIPFEFSYVDRIAYSLFYSNFIREHIFLYKYHGRGYLYKPFGEILINTFLERFSPEDIDIITNVPIHRRKKAMRGFDQSELLAGYISQRMNIYNSRKNLLRVKETKSQNKLNKEQRRTNIEGAFQVRKKEEFGGKRILILDDIITTGITFEESAKVLKDCGAEKVYGLALTSGMKF; the protein is encoded by the coding sequence ATGGAAATATGGAAAGAATTTGAGGACATGCTCTTTCCGGAGAAAGGAATATGTTTTTTCTGCGGGGAATATTCTGATGAGATTTCTCATTATATTTGTCATCAATGTAAGAGCAGAATAGAATATTTAAACAAAGATATTCCCTTTGAATTTTCCTACGTTGACAGAATTGCATATTCTCTTTTCTACAGCAATTTCATACGAGAACATATATTTTTATATAAATATCACGGAAGAGGGTATCTTTATAAACCTTTTGGAGAAATACTAATAAATACATTTTTAGAAAGATTCTCTCCGGAAGATATAGACATAATTACTAATGTGCCCATTCACAGAAGGAAGAAAGCAATGAGAGGTTTTGACCAGTCGGAACTTTTGGCAGGTTACATATCCCAAAGGATGAATATATATAATTCAAGAAAAAATTTATTGAGGGTAAAGGAAACTAAATCTCAAAATAAATTAAACAAAGAACAGAGAAGAACGAACATAGAAGGTGCATTTCAGGTTAGAAAAAAGGAAGAATTTGGAGGTAAAAGAATACTTATTTTGGACGATATAATAACTACAGGAATTACTTTTGAGGAAAGCGCAAAAGTATTAAAAGATTGTGGCGCAGAAAAAGTATATGGGCTGGCATTGACATCGGGGATGAAATTTTAA